The proteins below are encoded in one region of Aestuariivirga litoralis:
- a CDS encoding mandelate racemase/muconate lactonizing enzyme family protein gives MKIKDLKVFIVGTPPPHFGGAYFVFVKLTTDNGISGYGEVYCDTFGPKAMTAMIEDTFGRYVEGISPFDLESMWRKAYSSGYTQRPDASLQGVMSGLEMALWDIKGKALGQPVYNLMGGKVHEKLRSYTYIYPDVSKGQDSSIYWNAEASAERAAYYAGLGFTGIKFDPAAPYSAFDPRQPSLESMELCRKFCKLIREAVGNKADLLFGTHGQFTTGGAIRFAKQVLEPFNPLWFEEPTPPEMPEEMALVARSTSVPIATGERLVTKYEFARVLENRAASILQMSLGRIGGLMEAKKVAAMAEAHYAQIAPHLYCGPLEALANIQYAVTLPNFLILESIERFEGFHNQLLTKPIKWEQGYVIPSNEPGMGSDLNEEVALAHPYTGNRLHLEMTNTVVQ, from the coding sequence ATGAAAATCAAAGACCTGAAAGTGTTCATCGTCGGGACGCCGCCGCCCCATTTTGGCGGCGCGTATTTCGTGTTCGTGAAGCTGACCACTGACAACGGCATTTCAGGCTATGGCGAGGTCTATTGCGACACGTTCGGCCCCAAGGCCATGACGGCGATGATCGAGGATACATTCGGGCGCTATGTTGAAGGCATCAGCCCGTTTGATCTCGAAAGCATGTGGCGCAAGGCCTATTCGTCCGGCTACACGCAGCGCCCCGATGCTTCGTTGCAGGGCGTCATGTCGGGCCTCGAAATGGCTTTGTGGGACATCAAGGGCAAGGCCTTGGGCCAGCCCGTCTACAACCTCATGGGTGGCAAGGTGCATGAGAAGTTGCGCTCCTACACCTACATCTATCCCGACGTGAGCAAGGGCCAGGACAGCTCGATCTACTGGAACGCCGAAGCCTCTGCCGAGCGCGCCGCTTACTATGCAGGCCTCGGCTTCACAGGCATCAAGTTTGACCCGGCGGCCCCTTATTCGGCTTTTGATCCGCGCCAGCCTTCGCTCGAGTCGATGGAGCTGTGCCGCAAATTCTGTAAGCTCATCCGCGAAGCCGTCGGCAATAAGGCTGACTTGCTGTTCGGCACCCATGGCCAATTCACCACCGGCGGCGCCATCCGCTTTGCCAAGCAAGTGCTGGAGCCTTTCAACCCCCTGTGGTTCGAAGAACCCACCCCGCCGGAAATGCCGGAAGAGATGGCATTGGTGGCGCGCAGCACGTCCGTGCCGATCGCCACGGGCGAGCGCTTGGTCACCAAGTATGAATTCGCCCGCGTCCTGGAAAACCGCGCAGCGTCCATCCTGCAAATGTCTCTGGGCCGAATCGGTGGTCTGATGGAGGCAAAGAAGGTCGCCGCCATGGCAGAAGCCCATTACGCGCAGATCGCGCCGCATCTTTATTGCGGCCCACTCGAAGCGCTGGCCAATATTCAATATGCTGTGACGCTGCCCAACTTCCTCATTCTGGAATCGATTGAACGTTTCGAAGGATTCCACAACCAGCTGCTCACCAAACCGATCAAGTGGGAGCAGGGCTATGTGATCCCGTCGAACGAGCCGGGCATGGGTTCCGATCTCAATGAGGAAGTCGCTCTGGCCCATCCCTACACCGGCAACAGGCTGCATCTCGAAATGACCAACACGGTCGTACAATGA
- a CDS encoding NAD(P)-dependent oxidoreductase, with amino-acid sequence MRYGYIGLGNLGGHLAMSLVRGGFDVTVYDLDPKNAVRHVEAGAKHAATIGELVGQVDHVFTCLPSPVISEKVLDEILKHAKPGMCWIENSTLGRDDILRLSALATQKGLKVLEAPVTGGVHLAARGEITVLVGGDEALFNTHKAALEKIGNRMFFMGPLGSAAVIKVITNMLAFIHLVADAEALMLAKRGGLDLAQSWRAITASSGTSFVHETEGQLILNGSYDIAFTMDLALKDLGFAMKFGEDFGVPLDLAKLTQDTFIKGKAAYGGHAQSTQIAKLLEDKVGTDLRADGFPSRLT; translated from the coding sequence ATGAGATACGGCTATATCGGCCTCGGCAATCTTGGTGGCCATCTGGCGATGAGCCTGGTGCGCGGTGGGTTCGATGTCACCGTCTATGACCTCGACCCGAAGAATGCAGTTCGTCATGTGGAAGCTGGCGCCAAACACGCCGCCACCATTGGCGAATTGGTGGGGCAGGTGGATCATGTTTTCACCTGCCTGCCGTCACCGGTGATTTCCGAAAAGGTGCTCGACGAGATTCTGAAACACGCCAAACCCGGCATGTGCTGGATCGAAAATTCCACTTTGGGCCGCGACGATATATTGCGCCTAAGCGCACTCGCTACCCAGAAGGGCCTGAAAGTTCTCGAAGCCCCCGTCACTGGGGGGGTACATTTGGCGGCGCGCGGCGAGATCACCGTTCTGGTCGGCGGCGATGAGGCGCTGTTCAACACACACAAGGCAGCGCTGGAAAAAATCGGCAACCGCATGTTCTTCATGGGGCCGCTGGGCTCAGCCGCCGTTATCAAGGTCATTACCAACATGCTGGCCTTCATTCATCTTGTGGCCGATGCCGAAGCTTTGATGCTGGCCAAGCGCGGCGGGCTGGATCTGGCTCAATCCTGGCGGGCCATCACGGCCTCCAGCGGCACCAGCTTTGTGCATGAAACCGAAGGCCAACTGATTCTAAACGGCAGTTACGACATTGCCTTCACGATGGATCTCGCTTTGAAAGACCTTGGTTTCGCCATGAAGTTCGGCGAGGACTTCGGCGTTCCGCTGGATTTGGCGAAACTGACCCAGGATACGTTCATCAAGGGCAAGGCAGCCTATGGCGGCCATGCCCAGTCCACACAGATTGCCAAGTTATTGGAAGATAAGGTGGGAACTGATTTGCGGGCGGATGGTTTCCCTTCCAGATTGACCTGA
- a CDS encoding GMC family oxidoreductase produces MMQGDFDFIVVGAGAAGCALAYKLTENGRYKVLLLEAGGSDRRFYITMPMGYGKTFYDPKLNWMYSAEADPGLNGQVDYWPRGKVIGGSSAINAMVYVRGDASDYEDWKAAGNTGWGWDDVLPAYKAMEDYEGGGDQWRGSGGPLYISANKNYLHWTNKPFREAAMAAGMKLNADYNGAAQEGVATSFQLTTQGGMRNSAARAFLKPARKRSNLAVVSNAQVTRILFEGKRAVGVEYKRGASLLTAKAGREVIISGGTVNSPQLLQLAGIGDAKHLQGLGIDVLVANNNVGRNLKDHQGINYTYRLKVPTLNDSLRPWYGKLWFGLQYLATRGGPLSLSINQGGGFFRTNEKRTRPNMQLYYQAFSTLIPKNNERPILSPDPFSGMSLGLSNCRPTSTGEIMIKSADPLDKPKITANIFSTDHDVQEMLEAVKFLRKIAAQEPLKNLIVEELRPGPAVQSDKDVIADFRQRSGTTFHPCCTNRMAPTAKDGVVDPRLRVHGVDGLRVIDASAMPGIVSGNINGPSMMIGWRGAEMILQDSAN; encoded by the coding sequence ATGATGCAAGGTGATTTTGATTTTATCGTTGTGGGCGCTGGTGCCGCAGGTTGCGCACTGGCCTACAAATTGACCGAGAACGGGCGTTACAAGGTGCTTCTGCTGGAAGCGGGCGGCAGTGACCGGCGGTTCTACATCACTATGCCGATGGGCTATGGCAAGACGTTCTATGATCCCAAGCTGAACTGGATGTATTCGGCTGAGGCTGATCCCGGCCTCAATGGCCAGGTGGACTACTGGCCGCGCGGCAAGGTGATTGGTGGCTCCAGCGCGATCAACGCCATGGTTTATGTGCGCGGCGATGCGTCTGACTACGAAGACTGGAAGGCCGCCGGTAACACGGGCTGGGGCTGGGATGATGTGTTGCCCGCCTACAAAGCGATGGAAGACTATGAGGGCGGCGGCGATCAATGGCGCGGGAGCGGTGGGCCGCTGTATATTTCTGCCAACAAAAATTACCTGCACTGGACCAACAAGCCGTTCCGCGAGGCCGCCATGGCGGCAGGCATGAAGTTGAATGCAGACTACAATGGTGCGGCACAGGAAGGTGTGGCGACGTCCTTCCAGCTGACCACGCAAGGCGGCATGCGCAATTCGGCCGCACGCGCTTTCCTGAAGCCGGCCCGCAAGCGTTCCAATCTCGCCGTGGTTTCGAATGCGCAAGTCACCCGCATTCTGTTTGAAGGCAAGCGCGCCGTTGGCGTGGAATACAAGCGAGGGGCTTCGCTGCTCACCGCCAAGGCGGGCCGTGAAGTGATCATCTCCGGCGGCACGGTGAACTCGCCCCAACTCCTGCAGCTTGCCGGCATCGGCGATGCCAAGCATCTCCAGGGTCTCGGCATTGATGTGCTGGTGGCCAACAACAATGTGGGCCGCAACCTGAAAGACCATCAAGGCATCAACTATACCTACCGGCTGAAAGTGCCGACGCTGAATGACAGCTTGCGCCCCTGGTACGGCAAGCTGTGGTTTGGCCTGCAATATCTTGCCACGCGCGGCGGCCCGCTATCGCTCAGCATCAACCAGGGCGGTGGTTTCTTCCGCACCAACGAAAAGCGTACACGCCCCAATATGCAACTTTACTACCAGGCGTTCTCGACGTTGATCCCGAAGAACAACGAACGGCCTATCCTCTCGCCCGATCCGTTCTCCGGCATGTCGTTGGGCTTGTCGAACTGTAGGCCTACGTCAACCGGCGAGATCATGATCAAATCAGCTGATCCCTTGGACAAGCCTAAAATCACCGCCAATATTTTCTCGACCGATCACGACGTGCAGGAGATGCTGGAAGCGGTGAAATTCCTGCGCAAGATCGCAGCGCAGGAGCCTCTGAAGAATCTGATCGTCGAAGAGCTGCGCCCCGGTCCTGCCGTGCAAAGCGACAAGGACGTCATCGCTGATTTCCGCCAGCGCAGTGGCACCACCTTCCATCCGTGCTGTACCAACCGCATGGCGCCGACCGCGAAAGATGGCGTGGTTGATCCGCGACTGCGCGTGCATGGGGTTGACGGTTTGCGGGTTATCGATGCCTCGGCGATGCCCGGAATCGTCTCCGGCAATATCAATGGCCCCTCGATGATGATCGGCTGGCGCGGCGCGGAGATG